From a region of the Calliphora vicina chromosome 4, idCalVici1.1, whole genome shotgun sequence genome:
- the LOC135958511 gene encoding uncharacterized protein LOC135958511 produces MQEGEQILAAPSKMQRIEGGQFFATTLQPINLKSPNLAKEWKLWYTQFKIFMTASNLETQADRRKVALLLHHLGSDCLEIFNSFNENVDTITYSTLVEKFESFFIPKVNIAMERHKFFICKQQPNQAIDEYVTILKNLSLNCEFGGLREDLVRDIFTCGLSPKNGNIRERLLAEGGIPLDRAIAIAKSIAMAKENALKLEDIQDDEPVVNMVRRKTFKSANYNKQQVAHCGRCGLVHKNKCPAEGVKCHYCGKSGHFAKMCFMKKRYVKNVNIDEDGDYDNDEEEEDLFIGALSKTTKSTVAEWNIEVGIENNKMVCQIDTGAQANIISTHSINKLNTKNLLKKTKVNIFTFSGEKLSVLGSVNLKVVHENQTYILKFYVVDIQCKNIIGLQSAIEMNLVKNLNILSVNKIFEKYSDVFGGLGLLRGECNLRVKKDVSPVIDPPRKIPFRLYDPLKMELNRMENLNVIKKVSEPTEWVNSIVLVSKPNGNLRLCLDPRNLNKAILRPHFPFPNIEDCKAKLNGSKYFKKMLLKSQESHSDPYVALLQYRTTPKDNLPSPAELLMSRSLRTKIPSILKNLEPNVINKNEYTKKLNSNIQKYSDYYHQSARRVEPLQEGDNVMFKRTPTSCWFQGQIIDSCKEPRSFIVKDSNGSLYRRSQDHIKKRSENKIIENPVNQEYQTNSQTSVELPSVNNDSKEYITRKGRIVKQPKKLNL; encoded by the coding sequence ACAAGCAGATCGTCGTAAAGTAGCCTTATTACTTCATCATCTAGGCAGCGATTGCCTTGAGATTTTTAACTCCTTTAACGAGAATGTTGATACTATTACCTACTCAACATTGGTGGAAaaatttgaaagcttttttataccaaaagtaAATATAGCAATGGAGCGccacaaatttttcatttgcaaacaACAACCAAATCAAGCAATTGATGAATAtgtcacaattttgaaaaacttaagtTTAAACTGCGAATTTGGTGGATTGCGGGAAGATCTCGTCAGGGACATTTTTACCTGCGGCTTGTCGccaaaaaatggaaatatcCGAGAGAGGTTATTGGCAGAGGGTGGTATTCCCTTGGATAGGGCTATTGCTATTGCTAAATCCATAGCTATGGCTAAAGAAAATGCTTTGAAACTGGAGGACATCCAAGATGACGAACCAGTCGTTAATATGGTACGCAGAAAAACGTTTAAGTCTGCAAATTACAACAAACAACAGGTTGCACATTGTGGTCGATGTGGTCTAGTCCATAAAAACAAATGCCCGGCCGAAGGCGTCAAATGTCACTATTGTGGGAAAAGCGGtcattttgcaaaaatgtgCTTCATGAAAAAACGATATGTCAAAAACGTCAATATCGACGAAGATGGCGACTATGATAATGATGAAGAAGAAGAGGATTTATTTATTGGCGCTCTTtctaaaacaacaaaatcaacaGTAGCAGAATGGAATATAGAGGTGggaattgaaaacaacaaaatggTATGTCAAATCGATACTGGAGCTCAAGCTAATATCATTTCAACACACTCTATAAATAAGTTAAATACTAAGAACttattaaagaaaactaaagttaatatttttacatttagtggagaaaagttgtcagttttAGGAAGTGTAAATTTGAAAGTTGTTCATGAGAATCAAACAtatattctaaaattttatgtagTAGATATCCAATGCAAAAATATAATAGGTCTTCAATCAgcaattgaaatgaatttagttaaaaatttgaatattttgtccgtaaataaaatttttgaaaagtattcTGATGTGTTTGGAGGCCTTGGTCTTTTACGTGGCGAATGTAATTTGAGAGTAAAGAAGGATGTCTCTCCTGTAATTGATCCACCACGAAAGATTCCATTTAGATTGTATGATCCACTAAAAATGGAATTGAACAGAATGGAAAATTTGAATGTGATAAAAAAGGTTAGTGAACCAACTGAATGGGTAAATTCAATTGTACTTGTTTCGAAACCTAACGGAAATTTAAGACTCTGCTTGGACcctagaaatttaaataagGCCATTTTAAGGCCACATTTTccttttccaaatattgaagACTGTAAAGCCAAACTAAATGGTTCGAAGTATTTCaagaaaatgttattaaaatctCAAGAAAGTCATTCAGACCCTTATGTGGCATTGCTTCAATATAGAACAACACCAAAAGATAATCTACCAAGTCCAGCAGAGCTCTTAATGTCAAGGTCCTTAAGAACAAAAATACcatctattttaaaaaatttagaaccAAATGTTATTAATAAGAACGAATATACTAAAAAGTTGAATTCAAACATTCAGAAATATTCAGATTATTACCACCAATCTGCTAGAAGAGTTGAACCTTTACAGGAGGGAGATAATGTTATGTTTAAAAGAACTCCAACAAGTTGTTGGTTTCAAGGACAAATTATAGATTCATGTAAAGAACCAAGGTCATTTATAGTAAAAGATTCTAATGGTTCTCTTTACAGAAGAAGTCAAGATCATATAAAGAAAAgatcagaaaataaaataatagaaaatccaGTTAATCAAGAATACCAAACAAACAGTCAGACAAGTGTTGAATTACCATCAGTTAATAATGATTCCAAGGAATATATAACAAGAAAAGGTCGAATTGTAAAACAGCCTAAGAaacttaatttataa